The following DNA comes from Nocardioides panzhihuensis.
AGTCGAAATCATCTGTTTGCATGGATCGCGACGCGTCGATAACGGCCGTTGACGCGGACGCCCGGTTAGCACGGCCAAGCACACACCGAGCGTCCGCTACCTATCCGAACAGGAAAGGCAGGACCCAGCCTATGCGCACCCCCATCTCCGACCCCTGGCTCACCCTCACCCATGGGGCCGAATACGCCGACGCTCACCCCGAGACGCTCCGGCGCGCGATCCGTCGAGGCGACCTCGCAGCAGCGCGGTTCAACCGCAACCTCCGCATCCGGCAGAGCGCCATCGACGCCTGGATGACCGGCGACCAGCCGGAGCCGTCCGACGAGGTCGCGTGATGACCCGGTGGGACGACCTGGCCCCCGAGGTGCAGGCTGCCATCGACCGTCAGCTCGCCAAGACCCGTCCACTGTCCGAGTGGCCCGACGAGAAGGTCCGCCGTCTCGCCGCCCACCTTGGGCTCACCAAGGGGACGGGCGGTGATGCAGATGCCGCCGCCTGACGAGGAACGCCGCCCCTGGTGCGACCAACACCAGGAGGCGGCGGAGACGCAGACCAAACCTCTGGCCCACAT
Coding sequences within:
- a CDS encoding helix-turn-helix domain-containing protein, producing MRTPISDPWLTLTHGAEYADAHPETLRRAIRRGDLAAARFNRNLRIRQSAIDAWMTGDQPEPSDEVA